A segment of the Lolium perenne isolate Kyuss_39 chromosome 3, Kyuss_2.0, whole genome shotgun sequence genome:
ACTTAGAATTTATATCAAACATGATCcacattttcttttttttttcttttttatgcatgcatcaacctgaatctctactaggtgggctcctagcagccgccggatccgtagattgagtacgttctccctgctctaccctgatccgagacagaatttcggcagcacctccccgctgctctcccgatacacgtctcgccaaaaagccgagaggggtgtgcatccggagaacaacggggaagcgctgccgaaatcctgactcggatcggggtagagcagggagaacgtacccaactacgcatccgccgactgtcccgataaatgccgtaagagttacggttcataatatgcgagaccactaatgcatatttatccgcgtaacccttacggtcgggaaaagacgcctaggtatcgcgacatACTTGGTGATCTGGACCcaaaaaaaaacctaggtacataGGGGCGAGATTTTTACCCTTGACGCGTGAGCGAATCGGCGAAGAAGATCCGGGACGCCCCCTCAAAGACCCCCGCGACGCCGCCCCCCGTGTCCACCTCGAAGAAGATCCGGGACGCCCCCTCAGAGACCCTCGCGACGCTGCCCCCCGTGTCCTCCTCGAAGCATCGTCTGAAATGGAGAAAATGAATTACTAATGGAAGCGAACACAAATTTTTTTTTGACAACTATTACTTATAATTTGCTTGCAGCACATTATCTTTTTTTTTCTACATTGCCCTATTTTTAACCTATTTTTAAAAATCCTACACTAAATCCTATTTTTAAAAATCCTACACTAAATCTAATTTTAAAAATCCTACACTAAATCATAAACTAAACTACACTAAATCCAATCAATCCTAAATACACTAAATCCTAAACTAAGCTGCAGGCCGGGTCCTAAACTAAGCTGCATATATGCAGGGACGAAATCGGGGCCGGGGTGCACGTACTCGATCTGCCGGCGTGCCGGAGGAGGGGATCTGGCCTGGGGCGGCGAGGTGGGAGGAGGACGCTGCCGGTGCGTCGGCGAGCCGGGAGGAGGGGCCGGCGAGCGGGGCGGCGAGGCGGTGGCGGCGCGACGGTAGGAGGTGGCCGGGAGGCGCGTCGGGGGCGCGGGTTTGCAGGAGGGGAGGCGGCGAGGCGCGGGCGGGGCGGGGGCCGGGAGGCACGGCGGCGaggcggcgggggcggcggcgcgaTGGTGGGcagggcgaggcggcggcgcgcgcggggggcagcaggccgggGGCGAGGGAGACGGGCgcgtgtgcgtgtgtgtggcTCAGAGTGGCCTGTGGCCGGTCGAGCTGGCAGATAATGATTGGCTCTTTGCCGTGGGGctggcctttgccgtgcgcctgtacacggcaaagagctctttgccgtgtgctccacctttgccgtgcgcctgtacacggcaaagagctctttgccgtgtgctccacctttgccgtgcgcctgtacacggcaaagagctctttgccgtgcaaaatcacctttgccgtgcgctttggtacaataaatttttTTTCTTCACCATTTAAAGATTCAAATCTATTTCAAAATTATATGAAACCTGTATTTTAACATGTGTATTATTTAATGATATTTTGAAACTACACGGATTCATTTTGTCGCCGGTGCAGCATTCcttgctggtgcgccggcaatgtgccatcatcgccggcgcggcgacaaagtggtgcgccggcaccactttccACCGGCGCGGCAGAATCATGGTGCGCTGGCAAGGTGTTTTCCACCGGCGCGGCAGAATCATGGTGCGCCGGcaaggtgaaatctaggggggtagaccccccgatgcacgcagaccgccgttttcgggggggaactaccgccggagcaccggaatgccaccaacacttgcatgtggacctaggatatgtgtgaaagtgtgttggaaggtgtgattcaccaaatggtgcaaggcattgctcccatgtgtgagattcctctctttcgggcgacagcacttggaagattcctcgacttgtaggctgaagtgtcccgctgcgggtataccggtggctacaatgtgccaaagtgtgccaaacctacctttacatgtgtatatggcctaaacaaaactaaacctaccaaaaagtatgttggtggaacctcgcgcggtgaaatctagggggtagaccccccgaggcacgcagaccgccgttttcgggggggaactaccgccggagcaccggaatgccaccaaaacttgcatgtggacctaggatatgtgtgaaagtgtgttggaaggtgtgattcaccaaatggtgcaaggcattgctcccatgtgtgagattcctctctttcgggcgacagcacttggaagattcctcgacttgtaggctgaagtgtcccgctgcgggtataccggtggctacaatgtgccaaagtgtgccaaacctagctttacatgtgtatatggcctaaacaaaactaaacctaccaaaaagtatgttggtggaacctcgcgcggtgaaatctaggggggtagaccccccgatgcacgcagaccgccgttttcgggggggaactaccgccggagcaccggaatgccaccaacacttgcatgtggacctaggatatgtgtgaaagtgtgttggaaggtgtgattcaccaaatggtgcaaggcattgctcccatgtgtgagattcctctctttcgggcgacagcacttggaagattcctcgacttgtaggctgaagtgtcccgctgcgggtataccggtggctacaatgtgccaaagtgtgccaaacctacctttacatgtgtatatggcctaaacaaaactaaacctaccaaaaagtatgttggtggaacctcgcgcggtgaaatctagggggtagaccccccgaggcacgcagaccgccgttttcgggggggaactaccgccggagcaccggaatgccaccaaaacttgcatgtggacctaggatatgtgtgaaagtgtgttggaaggtgtgattcaccaaatggtgcaaggcattgctcccatgtgtgagattcctctctttcgggcgtaagcacttggaagattcctcgacttgtaggctgaagtgtcccgctgcgggtataccggtggctacaatgtgccaaagtgtgccaaacctagctttacatgtgtatatggcctaaacaaaactaaacctaccaaaaagtatgttggtggaacctcgcgcggtgaaatctaggggggtagaccccccgatgcacgcagaccgccgttttcgggggggaactaccgccggagcaccggaatgccaccaacacttgcatgtggacctaggatatgtgtgaaagtgtgttggaaggtgtgattcaccaaatggtgcaaggcattgctcccatgtgtgagattcctctctttcgggcgacggcacttggaagattcctcgacttgtaggtgaAGTGTCCCAcattgcgggtataccggtggctacaatgtgccaaagtgtgccaaacctagctttacatgtgtatatggcctaaacaaaactaaacctaccaaaaagtatgttggtggaacctcgcgcggtgaaatctaggggggtagaccccccgaggcacgcagaccgccgttttcgggggggaactaccgccggagcaccggaatgccaccaacacttgcatgtggacctaggatatgtgtgaaagtgtgttggaaggtgtgattcaccaaatggtgcaaggcattgctcccatgtgtgagattcctctctttcgggcgacagcacttggaagattcctcgacttgtaggtcaagtgtcccgctgcgggtataccggtggctacaatgtgccaaagtgtgccaaacctacctttacatgtgtatatggcctaaacaaaactaaacctaccaaaaagtatgttggtggaacctcgcgcggtgaaatctaggggggtagaccccccgaggcacgcagaccgccgttttcgggggggaactaccgccggagcaccggaatgccaccaaaacttgcaagtggacctaggatatgtgtgaaagtgtgttggaaggtgtgattcaccaaatggtgcaaggcattgctcccatgtgtgagattcctctctttcgggcgacgaGACTTGGAAgagtcctcgacttgtaggctgaagtgtcccgctgcgggtataccggtggctacaatgtgccaaagtgtgccaaacctagctttacatgtgtatatggcctaaacaaaactaaacctaccaaaaagtatgttggtggaacctcgcgcggtgaaatctaggggggtagaccccccgaggcacgcagaccgccgttttcgggggggaactaccgccggagcaccggaatgccaccaacacttgcatgtggacctaggatatgtgtgaaagtgtgttggaaggtgtgattcaccaaatggtgcaaggcattgctcccatgtgtgagattcctctctttcgggcgacagcacttgcaagattcctcgacttgtaggtgaAGTGTCCCgtcgcgggtataccggtggctacaatgtgccaaagtgtgccaaacctagctttccatgtgtatatggcctaaacaaaactaaacctacaaaaaagtatgttggtggaacctcgcgcggtgaaatctaggggggtagaccccccgatgcacgcagaccgccgttttcggggggggaactaccgccggagcaccggaatgccaccaaaacttgcaagtggacctaggatatgtgtgaaagtgtgttggaatgtgtgattcaccaaatctaGGGGGGGTAGACCACCGGGGCCCATATATAGACCGATGTGTTGGGGGGGGAGACCTCCGGAGCACTTTCAATCCCAGCCAAACTTTCATGTGGACCAAGAATATGTTTGGAAGTGTCGTGTAAGGTGTAAAGCTGCAAGAAATTGCACCAAATATGTgggggcgataacacttagcagaCACCGAACCCCCGTTAATTtgctccgaaaccctgatatGTTGGGGGGAGGGGTCGATGAAGATGTAGATTACTTGTTTTATCGGTATACAGATTGTATTAAGTAACACTAACAAACAGTCTAcaaaaagtaaaaactaattttacaacaaatataagtattaatataaatatgaatactacaaaagaaggaaaataaatgaaactgccctctgtgccgtgcaaaaacgcacggcaaagggttgccacgcacggcaaaggcatcTTTGCCGTGCCcgcggctttgccgtgcgccttcgTGGCCTCTTTGCCGTGGGGGGTTACTTTGCCGTGCGCCGTCTGGCTGCTTTACCGTGCGGGTATGCTTTGCCGAGTGCCGAGCTgtagctttgccgtgcgccttttGTTTGCCGTGCGTCGTTCCCCTGCTGCACGGCAAAGCTGTCATTGCCGTGCgcgcggcgcacggcaaagaactgCCACACGGCAAAGGGTCGAAGAGGCACACGGCAAAGAGGCGCGCACGGCAGTGAGACTTTTTCCTGTAGTGTTAGTTTTTCTCCACTTCTTTTTCCTCCAACCTAGCTAAAATAACAGTTGATCTCTTAGAGTCACCTAACTAGGTTTTATTGTACATACTGTTATGAGCTGTATACACTAATTGTTGGGAAACGGAGGAGTAGCTGAACGGAAGGAGGAAGGAAAGGAAACGCCGGAGGGGAGGAAAATTCCTCGAAAGAATGTCCCAAAAACGAAACGCGTGCGTGGAGCAACATGTGGCGCAGCTCACGCTTCCACCTCGTCCACTCGTCAGAATCTCTCGCGGCTTCTTAAACCCAGAGTCACCAAGCCAAACCAACACTCCAACAACGAGCCCATCACCAGCTGATCAAAGGCTCTGCTTACCATGGGTTTGACGATGGGCAAGATCATCTTTGGGAAGATCACGGTGGACACGCCCAAGCACGAGGTGCTGCACATCGGGAATGGTTACGAGATTCGCAAGTACCCGCCGTGCGTCAGCGCCGAGGTGACATACCTCTCCAAGGATATGAAGCGCGGCCGCGACGGCGGGCTCGAGATTCTCGCAGACTACATCGGCGCCTTCGGCAAGCCGCACTACACCAAGCCCAAGAAGATCGCCATGGCAGCACCCGTGATAACCTCGTCCAACAGCGGCAATGCAGAAGCGACCGCCATGAAAGCACCGGTAATCACCTCCTCCAGCGGCGCCGAGGCAGAGGCAATCTCCATGACGGCGCCGGTGATCACGGGCGAAGGGCGGGATAGACATGCTGGGAAGGTAACGATGCAGGTCCTGCTGCCGTCCAAGTACACCAAGGTGGAGGAGACGCCGCGGCCGACGGACGAGCGGGTGGTGCTGCGGGAGGTGGGGGAGCGGAAGTACGGGGTGGTCAAGTTCGCAGGGCTCACTGGGGAGAAGGTGGTGGCGGAGAGGGCAGCGAGGCTAAAAGCCGCGCTGCAGAAGGACGGGCATGTCGTCACGGGACCCTACTTGTTCTCCCGGTACAACCCGCCAAGAACGCCAACGCTCCCGCCGCTCCGCACCAACGAGGTAATGTTCCCCGTCGAGTGATCATCGGGCTGTCCGGGCCACCTTAGGTTGTAGTTTAGCGTTTAACCTTCAAACAAAATTGTACAGTAGGAGTAGTTCAGTAGCTCGAGGAGTGACCAGTGTGTTCTTCCGTTAGCTTAGCAAGTAATAGTTTAAGCTGTTTAAACTGGTTTTGCAATAGCCATGTGTAATCATCTTCTGTTTGGTCCGTACAATAAATGATGGAACGATTGACCTATTGGTTGTTGATAGATTCAGTTGATACACATTGATTCTTGATACTGACATGTGCGATCGAGATGCGATGAGAAATTCAGTTGATACACATTGTAACCATTTCGAGAAATAGACACATGATGAGAAATTCCTCACCTTTGGGCTGGAGGCAGATGCTGAGGTGGCCGGGATGGAGCAGGGCGAGCGGCGAGGAAGAGCAGCTCCTCGATCTTGGAGCGGAGGCGAGGGGCGAGGAAGAGCGGCACGCGGCGGCCAGGATGGAGTGGAGGCGAGCGGCGAGGAAGAGCGGCAAGCGGCGCACGGCGTCGCAGCGTGGGGCGAGGCGCAGAAGCCTGTCGCGGCGGCCAGGCAGCAGCGGAAGGAAGGCTGATTCCCAACGCCGAGCCACCGACCAGAAGAATCCATTTTTGATGCGAAAAATAGGCCTTGCGGGAGCCTGGGCTAGGGTTTGTGGTGGGGCTGCCGACAAAAGCTTACACGCCATGGGGTCTAGACTGGAGGATGAGGTGGATCCATGGCGGTGGTCGCGAGGCGTCAAGAGAGCGCCGAGATCGACCGGCGACGATGACGGGAGGAATTAGGATTTGGGGACGGTGACGGAAGGACGGGAATTCTCATGTGAAAAAACGCGGGAGGCTTTCCGCAAAATCGACAGCGCGCAGCTTTTTACAGAGGGAGTACTAGCAATAATAGTTTAAGCTGTTTAAACTGGTCTTGCAATAGCCATGTGTAATCATCTTCTGTTTGGTTGGTACATTAAATGATGGAACAATTGGCCTACTGGTTGTTGTGTTGATAGATTCAGTTGATACACATTGATTCTTGATACTGCCATGTGCGATCGAGATGCGCGCGAGAGTAACCACGAAGCAACTTCGAACGTTTGCAAATTCTCTGGCAGGAGTGTGCATACCTCAGACATCAAACTTCGTTAGCTCATTCGACACCAGGCAAAGTAAGTAAAAAAACATCAACCTGCTGTTCCATCTAGCAGTGGACCGGCTACGTCTATGCTACCTCGGAGAAGAAGAAACAGAGTACTCTGCTATCTTTTGGGATCTAAAAAGGATAGAAATATATTTTGAGATCCTACAGGTGTTTCAAAAAAAATGTCAGATACTAATATAAGGGCATCAGCAATGGTAGCAGTAGGATACTAGTGCCCCATAAATTCCACCTAGGTTTGAAGCTATTGAATCTCACCTCAACCCAACATCTACCCAACGCTCATTTCGTATTGGACCACCGCTCATCGTCAGTTCGTCACCAACCGATCTCACATAGCGATGCAGCCACCATCTTTTCTCTCTCCTTTTTTTTCCCTCTCAGGGCGTGAGCAATGGAGGCAACTGTTCAACTAGGTTTGGATAAAACTTTTGACATATGCATTGCCACCCATTAATATATTTTTCTCTCAAAAGCTGATTTAgtttttctctttctctctcacatTTCTACTCAGTTTTTACTTTATGGCTGAAGAAGTTGCCTCCTGATGAATAGGTTACCTCCTTATCCGAACCTAATTTAGACCACCCGAACCAATATAAAGCTGCGAGGCAACGCCCCTAGAGCTATGCATTGGCCATGTCCTCACTCTCTCTCCTTTCCTTTTTCTCCCAGGAGTCAGCCTCATCTGCAAGCATTACCTGGCACATGCAGGCTATCGCCCTACCTCCACCATAGCTTCGGAACCAAGCTGTCTCTGTGAGGATGTAGGATGAGGCGACCCATTGATCATGCCCTAAATTTTCTTCCAAAAAAGATTATCAAAAGAAGAAAAATAAAGAAGGGGCTTTCGGGGTGGAAAAGAACAAGGCACCTGTCCTCTATGGATCCAATGTAGTATTTTATTAGAAATTCTAGTAGTAGTTAGTCTTTCCCTACTTTATTTATGTTAAAAATAATATTAAATTTTATCAGAAATTCTAGCAGCTTGTTTAACATTAATTTGTTTCAAATTCTAGATGATTTTGATGGTGCCAATCTGGATGTAGACATGCTTAATAATAGTGTCATCACCCTTGTGTCCAAAGGCAAATATTCTGATAAGTGAGAAGATCCAAGAACATCGGCCTATCTTTCACCTTAATGTAATTTTCAAGAACATTACAAAACAATTCTAGTGAATTGACTTGTCAAGATCATTTGTAGTGCGACCAGGGCCTCTCAAACGTCTTTCTTAAAAGGAAGGCATGCTTCAAGAAACTCTAAGGGCCTCTATGATTTAAAGAAAAATGGAGGATAAAAATCAGCTTGTGTTTGGTTGGTACAATAAAGAACCTAATGATCGACCTACTGGATGTTGATAGATTCAGTCGATACACATTGATTGTTGATACTGACACGGGCGATCGATACGAGCGTGACCACAAAGAAACCTCGAACATTTGTTAAATTTATGATAGAAATGCGCACACTGATACTGCTTACACGTGTTAACACCTCGGGCATCAAACTTCGCTAGTTTAACCAGAAACGTTCAAACTCAACTACAATAAAAACTAGTCAACGTGCAATAAAGATTTAAATATTATATTATGCTTATTGCTTAGTTAGATGAGAGAAAAATATGAGAAAGATGGTATGCAAGAGTCAGCTGTAACACGTGCTCTTAGTCACATTGTGAGAGTGAGGATCATGTTTTAGTAAAGTAGTACTCTCCTGACACTTATTATGAATCTGAGAGAGTACATCTTTTCACCTAGTTATTGTACATATTAGTTATAAGCCTCTTTATAGATAATATGACAATGTCGGCTATACTATTGAATATACTCTACGAGCAAATCTAGCATACACTAAACCGTGAGTTGCAGAACAGACCCCGCAAAAGACACCGTAAATTCTAACTATGAACGTAATATATGAATAGGTCCCACAATTTTGATTGTCTTTTTTCCTCCCTTCTCCCACCTTCACTTTGAGATTTTTCCTGCACCTCGAGCTCGAGCACTCACACGGCCGCGCCCTCACGGTCGCGTATGGGTTCCATCATGCGTTGTAACCTAAAGGTCAGCATCAGTATTCAGGAGACATCAGATTGGTTTAGATCAAACAGAATCGATGATTTCACATCACCTATACTATCTCTTGAGCATCCAGAGATGTTGAATTCTACCGAGAACAGTgcagggtggggggggggggagctCGATTGCATGCTTCGCCTCCTGCTACGCCATTCTGAGAATCTTCCTATTTTCGGTCGGTGCGGGGAATTTGGCAGGACTCCGTTGAGTATATCGACCAAAGGCGAAACTGAAATTTTACGACCGCCAACGTAGACATGTACTAAAAAATTAAACGtattttcacaaaaaaaaaaggTAGATAAAAGAGCCGTGGGTGCGAACTTTCAGTACCCTTTTAACAAATTAAAGCTGGAACGATTTTGATGCATCTGTTATGGTCACTCTAATAACGTCAACCTGCTATTTTCGTTATTGGCTCGGACAAGAAGGAGAGTACTCTGTTTTTTGTTACTCTGCTTTTTGTCTCTCTTTTTTAGTGCTAGTGTGCTACTCTGCTTTGTTGTCTGAAAGAACAGAGTTGTACTGCTGGGCTGAAGCAGGCTAGATGGGATCAACTGAGAAATGATCGTGAGCAGAAGCCCGGGTAGAAGTCCGACGTGCTGCCTCTTTTCAGCCCAGCCCGCGAAATGCTCAGATCCACTTCGCCCGTTAAGGGACGTTGTTAACGGTCGCTAAACCCTTACCGGGTCTCAGCGGATAGAGTCGAGCACTCACTTCTCCCCCCACCTGCTACCGCTCGCCACCGGCGAGTTCCCGGGCaatcgccatggccgccgcctccccgttcgtcctcctccagccgctagCCCCCAAGCCCTATCTTCCATTCGGGCCTCTACACCCCAGCCTCTTCCGGACCCGCCATCTCCGTTGCTCGCCCAACGGCGCCGCCGCGCCGGAACCCCCTCCTAAACCCACCCCACGCCGCGGCCGGAAGAAGGCCTCGGAGTCGGACTCGTCGCCGCCAAAGGCGAAGGTTACGCGCCGTAAAACCAAGAAGGCGGGCCAGGCGTCGGATTCGGAGAGCGACGGTGAGCCGGCGAAGCCGAAAAGCCGCCGGACCAAGAAGTCCCCGAAGCAGGAAGCCAAGCAGCAACAACAGGAGGAGGAAGCGGTCCAGGCGGAGGAGCCCAAGAAAGATCCCAGCAGCAAGGAGGAGGACTCGGGGAGCGACTCCGACTCCGACGCGCCGGCAGCGGACCTCCCGTACGAGTGGCCGCCGCTGGTGTGCTGCTTCGGGGCGCCGCGGTGGGAGTTCGTGCCGACGGTGCGGGTGTCGGACCACCAGATGCACCCGGACCAGTACTCCACCTGGATCCACCTGCAGTGGGAGCCGCCCGAGTTCGCGCGCGCGCCCGGGAGCGCCGCCAGCAACGTGGCTATCGCGCTCGCCCGGCTCGGCGGCCGCGCCGCGGCGCTCGGCAAGGTCGGCGACGACGAGTTCGGCCACGAGCTCGTGTACCGCATGAACCGCGAGCGGGTGCAGACGCGCGCCGTCAGGTTCGACGGCGCCGCGTCCACGGCCACCGCACGGATGAAGGTGGGGTTCCGGAGCAGGGAGGACGGACAGGGCGGGACGACAAGCCTTGTGGCCGAGACGGTGAAGAGCTCTGCTGAGGACTCGCTCGGTGAGGACGAGATCAATGCCGATGTGTTGCAAGAGGTGAGTCCGTGCTCTTGTTTAGATTTGATAGAGGCTCCATGAGTAAGCTGATATTTCTCGGCAACCTAGGCTTCTATATGGATAGCTACCAATGTGCATTGTTGTGTTGTGTTGCATTGAACCAACTCTTAATTAAACACAATACTATAATCCATTATCTGACCGCATAGCCTGGATTGCTAGATGCCGCTTTGGTGATATATTTGATTGATTCCAGTCGAATATCCAACTGGCATTCCATTTGATGTTACTGTGCAGCTTAACTGAGATAAGTCAGAGAACCTCCGGATAAGACTGAAACCCCATTAAATATCCTATCTCATGTGTATTTGGCTTGCTGCTAATTTATATCTATTTTGGAAGATTTGTTTAAAAGATAGGTTGTGAGAAAAATTGCTTAGTCATTGTTTGTGTGAACAATTATTCGTATCGAACTAGGCAAGCAAATAAATGTTCTGAAGTCTATAAGCACTCTAGACTTCTTGACCCATGGACTAcaacttttagggaatatagtcctCATTGGATAGCAATCAAACGGCAAGGAAAAAAATGAAATGAAGTGgcgcttccccccccccccccccccctattgCCCTCAACTTTTGGAAAGAAAAAACCAGTCCTTCTGAATCCTCTCTTCTTATTTGTATCAGATAAGTTAACAGTAAATGACGATGTGATAGATTTCAGGGGTTGCCAATTTTCGAGCTGCATTTGAATAAATGTTAGAACAGTCCATGAAAGTCAAGTTACATTGCATAACTGAACTGTTTGTACTGTATATGTTTTTCCTTAAGGTCCTTTTGCTCCCACCACTATTTTCTTTTCTTGATATATAGTTATTATCACCTTAACAGAAACATCTTCCATGACTAATATGACTATTAAACTGAACATACACTAGTGCCTTATGTTAAAAAATAGCAAGTGTGCAA
Coding sequences within it:
- the LOC127344435 gene encoding fructokinase-like 1, chloroplastic, with the protein product MAAASPFVLLQPLAPKPYLPFGPLHPSLFRTRHLRCSPNGAAAPEPPPKPTPRRGRKKASESDSSPPKAKVTRRKTKKAGQASDSESDGEPAKPKSRRTKKSPKQEAKQQQQEEEAVQAEEPKKDPSSKEEDSGSDSDSDAPAADLPYEWPPLVCCFGAPRWEFVPTVRVSDHQMHPDQYSTWIHLQWEPPEFARAPGSAASNVAIALARLGGRAAALGKVGDDEFGHELVYRMNRERVQTRAVRFDGAASTATARMKVGFRSREDGQGGTTSLVAETVKSSAEDSLGEDEINADVLQEARMLHFNSEVLLTPSMHNTLFRTIELSKKFGSKIFFDLNLPLPLWKSRDETKEFINRAWNEADIIEVSRDELEFLLDHEYYEYKRATPPQYYLEGFHLTRNWPEYYHYTPEEIAPIWHDGIKLLLVTYGTLRIHYYTPKFHGCVVGTEDALITPTTTDRTGSGDAVVAAVIRKLTTCPEMYEDQDTLERELRFSVAAGIISQWTIGAVRGFPTESAVQNLKEQVYVPSMW
- the LOC127344436 gene encoding uncharacterized protein isoform X1 — encoded protein: MGLTMGKIIFGKITVDTPKHEVLHIGNGYEIRKYPPCVSAEVTYLSKDMKRGRDGGLEILADYIGAFGKPHYTKPKKIAMAAPVITSSNSGNAEATAMKAPVITSSSGAEAEAISMTAPVITGEGRDRHAGKVTMQVLLPSKYTKVEETPRPTDERVVLREVGERKYGVVKFAGLTGEKVVAERAARLKAALQKDGHVVTGPYLFSRYNPPRTPTLPPLRTNEMLRWPGWSRASGEEEQLLDLGAEARGEEERHAAARMEWRRAARKSGKRRTASQRGARRRSLSRRPGSSGRKADSQRRATDQKNPFLMRKIGLAGAWARVCGGAADKSLHAMGSRLEDEVDPWRWSRGVKRAPRSTGDDDGRN
- the LOC127344436 gene encoding uncharacterized protein isoform X3; the protein is MGLTMGKIIFGKITVDTPKHEVLHIGNGYEIRKYPPCVSAEVTYLSKDMKRGRDGGLEILADYIGAFGKPHYTKPKKIAMAAPVITSSNSGNAEATAMKAPVITSSSGAEAEAISMTAPVITGEGRDRHAGKVTMQVLLPSKYTKVEETPRPTDERVVLREVGERKYGVVKFAGLTGEKVVAERAARLKAALQKDGHVVTGPYLFSRYNPPRTPTLPPLRTNEVMFPVE
- the LOC127344436 gene encoding uncharacterized protein isoform X2, which translates into the protein MGLTMGKIIFGKITVDTPKHEVLHIGNGYEIRKYPPCVSAEVTYLSKDMKRGRDGGLEILADYIGAFGKPHYTKPKKIAMAAPVITSSNSGNAEATAMKAPVITSSSGAEAEAISMTAPVITGEGRDRHAGKVTMQVLLPSKYTKVEETPRPTDERVVLREVGERKYGVVKFAGLTGEKVVAERAARLKAALQKDGHVVTGPYLFSRYNPPRTPTLPPLRTNEESASSASITWHMQAIALPPP